AAATACTCCCATTCAGAATCAAGACAGAGAAGTTTTCATGGATGTACTCCGTGGCTTTGCCATTTTGGGTATATTTATTGCCAATCTCAATAATTTTACGTTTTATTCTGCTGATGCAAATCTTACCGGACCATTTTTAATCCCGGAATCAGACAGCAAAATGAGCTTTCTCCATCATATGTTTATCGAAGGGAAATTTTATACCGTTTTCAGCTTTCTGTTTGGGTGGGGAATGGCCTTACAGATAAAACGCGGAGCAACTAATGGCATAGATGTGATACCAACTGTTAAGAGAAGATTGTCTTTTATGTTACTTCTAGGCTTTATTCATTTACTGATATGGCCGGGAGATATTGTTTTCTTCTATGCTGTTTTAGCTTTTGTTTTGCTTCTGTTTATCAAATACTCTGACAGAACTTTGTTGTGGATGGGGTTGGGAATGGTATTAATTCCTATAGTACTATATGCTGCTAAAATGCAATGGCAATGGCTTAATGCACCGGCAGGGCTGCTTTATGGCACAGGACAACAGATTGAATATTTGATGCTTGGAATATCAAATGAAGCAGATTACAAAAAATTTGCTGAAACTGCCGGATGGTGGGAAGTCCTGCAATCAAATGTTTCCGGTATTTTTT
The genomic region above belongs to Saprospiraceae bacterium and contains:
- a CDS encoding DUF418 domain-containing protein: MNNTNTPIQNQDREVFMDVLRGFAILGIFIANLNNFTFYSADANLTGPFLIPESDSKMSFLHHMFIEGKFYTVFSFLFGWGMALQIKRGATNGIDVIPTVKRRLSFMLLLGFIHLLIWPGDIVFFYAVLAFVLLLFIKYSDRTLLWMGLGMVLIPIVLYAAKMQWQWLNAPAGLLYGTGQQIEYLMLGISNEADYKKFAETAGWWEVLQSNVSGIFYRFGYLFFVSRIFKVLGIFLIGYVIGRSDFYKNIIQNKRIVYWIIAIGLVIGLPANYFLAYYMSNYMDDYWALKANGFYQTIAYAFGVAPLGFAYIGLFMLSFQTVTGNKILALMAPVGKMAFSNYIMHSLIGNFVFLNAGLGLMGQVGPVYSTLFGICVFIGQIIFSTIWLKYFNFGPIEWLWRSATYRKWQPMRRESNG